The Candida orthopsilosis Co 90-125, chromosome 3 draft sequence sequence GCGACTAGGTACTGTCAGCAATTAGCGTATTTTTCAACCTCTACTACCTCAGTTTACCATCCTTCCACATAACATATATTCTATCATTTTTCTAAAAATACAAGgtgatatatatatatatatataaattaactaataataataatacaaaagaataaaCTCCTATGGAGTCATATCATATCTATCGTatatatttcttttcaaaatatctgGTGATATTGAATCCAATAAATGCAAAGGCAAAAGCCAATTCAAAAGCAATATCACCAccaaaatcaccaatttgTTTACCAATAACCCCACTATACCAAGTTTGATTCATTCCCAAGACAACACCAGCAACACCGCaacaaaatccaaatgtACCAGCTAACCCAATTGGGTAATATGATTTATCATTATAACGTTCATAATCATAAGATCTAAATTTTCCCTTGTGCCAAATTAAATGTGAACTAAGGAGAAGTGATTCATAAATGGCCAAGTAGTATGAAATTAAATTCATGAAATTTTCCATAACGGATTCGAATTTGTAATAAGCCGGGATACAAATGGCTAATGTTGCTCCATTACCAATGATTGTCCATGCAACACGAGGGATTTTGTGGAATTTGGTCCAGACGGTTTGAGCACTAAGTGCCATTGAGTACATGTTGGGGATATTGTTCGCAACGGTAGACAAAGCCAATACAACGCAACAAAATTGGCCAAATCCATGTAATGAATTTGTAACCAAGATGGAGTAAACCAAACCGCCAACTGAGTATTCATCATACATGCTAGCCCAGGTAGGATCGGATTTGATACCAGTAGCACAAGCAGCACCCAAAATCAAGATAAAGACAGTTGGAAGATAAATACCAAGGAAAATAGCGGTGAAAAGTTTTGGTAAACTGGTATTTCTTGGTTGATAAACAGTATAATCAGAAGCATAAGTGGTCCAACCAGTAGCAAAACCATAAATTGTACTACCGAAACTTAAAACATTACCAGCAGTAGTTTGACCACCAACAAAGTTTGCACTTTGGAAATTACCCGACTTGGCAAATCTAACAATAATGATTATAAAAATCGCCAAGTTTGGAATCCATGACCATTTTTCATAAAGATGAATAACATGATAGCCAAAAAATGTAACCAAAATGGTACACAAGACAAGAATCAAACATCCCGCCCATGGTGGTAAAGCTCCATTGTTTACAATATGTAACAATTGAGCACTGGACATGATATTCACAGCACCCCAACCAACACAAGCAACAACATTAATAGCACTGAATATCCTTACTGTTAAATCACCAATCATTAAACGAGACAAAATCATTTGTCTTAATCCCAACACCGGACCAAAACATGAAAAATAAGCAACGGTAAAATTACCCAATGCAGCGAAAAAGATGATGGTTAAAACAGCTTGACCAAAagctaaattgaaaacgGTTATACCCAAGGCTCCGAGAGCAAATGTGGCAATGACTAAATTTGCACTTAGCCACATAGTAGCTGCATTCCATACTGAAGTATCAgttttctcttcatcagtaACCAAATCAATACCTTTTGTTTCAGCTTTTAATTTATGAGCCCAAcgatcaacaaaattgaccTTGGTTTCTTGAACTTCAGTATCTGAAGCTTGGGAACTTGGtgcaaaatcatcataaGTGATGCTTTTTTCATGTTCTAAACCAACGgatttttcttcttcaaattgcTTCATTTCGGAAAGTTAGATAAAACAGTAAGAGTTTCTTCCTTGCAAATTATGTATAACGTCACTTGGACtatattcaaaaacttttttgtaataattcaaaatattaGAAATGGAGATGGATAATGTATATTTCACGGTTGGTAGTAGTAGTAAAAGTGAAATATATAGGAGGTGATTTCTTGTAAAGGGGAAGATAGGTCAATTTGTTTCTAATATTGTAAagtattgaataaaaaagtTGGTTTGGTCTGGTTTGAAGGGGGGGTGTGAGTTGTACTTATAGTAGTATCAAGACTGTTGATAAACCTTTGACGAGTAAATGATCAAATATGAAATTCCTAGAGataagaaagaaagaagaattaAGATAACATtctgaaaatttttaaatgATATACTGTATTAGGGTTTAATTGCAAAAAAGTtacatttgatgaagatattcCATCGGGGAGCCCTaatgcaaaaaatttatcTTTGTGTATGTAGTTAAGTATTGATGTGTGGATTCAACCGGAAAggaaaaatttcttttcttttttagttttgttttgctgTTGATTTAATTTGCCCAATCCTTTTCTGTAGAGATAAGCAATACACAAATAATACGAGTTATATACACTACTAACCAAGCAAACAGAACTTACACAACCTTGGAGAATCGGCAACAAGCTCTGACATAGACACGGATTTCAGACACCTCCTGCATTTACTCCGAGagtatcaattgttttaaaaaGACCGTATATTTCTGTTCCTTCTCAATTGGttggtttttcaattcGTGCCGTGTACCGCGGACCAAATTTATCCTATGATGCATATTATTACATAATAAGggtggaaaaaaaaaacaatagaaaacaACCAATTTGCCTCTTATTCCTTCGGAACATCAATGAAATTGTCGTCTGATAAGaaatcaatcatttttAGCAAATGAACCTCCCCCTTTTTCATTTCCAAAAGCGGGGTATGGCGTCAGCATCGTTAAAATCGCTATACGCCATTCAAACCTAATCAAATGCAAACATTTCTGACATTTAGATTGATGCAACAATCAATGTAGATGTTTATAAGCTTCACgctaaagaaaaaaaatttccagTGGAAAATGCCGTCCGACACACaaaaaacatcaattaGATGCAGTAGTAGTAGAAGTAGTCGTACAAGGAGTAACAAAGTCGAGAGATTCAGATTCAGTCTTAGATTCAAATCTATCGTTCCGTACAAGAGGCCGGCATTAGcccattttcatttttattgtttggCTTTAACAactattgttttttttttttcaccaTCATTTGCTTCTATTGTCTTTGGTTATGAACAAAAAGAGCTCGACTAAAtctgaatttgatttagGTTACAGGTTTATTGTTAATCGGCAAATCTCTTAACGTTGTAATTATATTAGTACTAATTTACTGATCATTTTCTGGCTTGAACTAATGAATCTACAAGGACAATCTCGGCTTTGCAAGACTTCGTGAAAAGGGAACCCGTTAATACTCTTGACACACTATTACACTTTTTGAGCACTGTAAATAAAATTACCCAAACAGCAGCTTAttatgaaaataaaattggcATAAAGAAAATCCCGGAATACTCTACCAGATGTAGATAAATCAGGTGAGATTTCAAGCAAGTAGATATCCTCAAGTTCCCATTTGGTTTATTCCCGTGGGGTAAATGGGAACTCTAATCTATATCTAACAAATTACTACATCCAAAACTTAGATTTCACTTTCGGTTTATCCCAATTCATTATCCTTTTATCGCTTATATGCAATAATCCAAACACTAATCAACATTAAACCTCCACAAACTTTCATCTTACCTTTGATTTGATgcaaaatacaaaataaaatttaaaaacCTTCAACACAGTTAAGAAAGTGAATgtaaagaaaattgaagTTTCAAACACGATGGTTAATAAAATCGTTTAAACCTTGAATGTTGTGTGTGTGTTTATTCGAGGAAGCGACGGTGCATTACAGTTTGACTGCGATTCACACAACACATTCACATTCGCCGCTTATTCAAACTTCTTTATCAGTCAAGTAATCACCACTTACAAACACCACTCAAAATCTACAAATTTACAACATTCCAAACAATTAGATCATACTCAACaatgtttattttttttttaatttaatAGATTTTCTTATATAAATCTCAAACAATAGTAACATAAATTTTAATAAGCAATTCCGTTAGCTCCAAGTAAAGCCTTTAATCgttcaacttcatcacaCATTTTAGAATTTTCATTCATCAAATCTTCGActttttcttccaattgtgCCATTCTTTCCATTTTTCTCGCCCTTGATCTTCTTGCAGCTTCAGTATTCTTGGCTCTTTTCAAAGCTGCAGAATCTTGAATACCATCAAAAGATATCGGTTCCAAAGTTTGTgatctttgttttttggAATAGGTGACGCATCCCAAATGATCAACTTTAACCTTCTTGGTAGATCCTGGTTTCTTCATGTCCAATTGAGGTGTAGGTAAAGTAGATGATGGGTTAGGAGTGAACAACTGtgattggtgatgatgatgagttgatCTTTTAGCTCTGTCGTCATAGTCACCAGCAGAAAAAGAGTCGACTTCTCTGAATGATCTCTTGTGTGAAGTTGAAGGGGCAACACTAGTAGCAACAGTGCTAATTAAATCAGGACTGGATGCTGAAGTAGTAGCTGCAGAAATGGTATCATCGGATAATCCGTTTGGAGATGgttcaatcaacaaagccTCCAAGACTTCGTCATGtggaacaattgaatcttcaTCGCATACAGCAGCACCAGCGGTAGCACCGTCATCCAAGGAAAGAATTGGACCAAATTCACCCTCACCCTCACCTTCAGCAGTGGGAAACATGGCATCTCCTTCATCTCCATTTCCATCGCCGCCAAAGAGAGCGACCCAATCTTCCTTGGAATTGACCTTGGCACCATCCATGATGAAATctaattcatcaaacataGGAGTATGATCTAATAAAGCATCTTTACCATCCAAGTTAGTACTGAAAACGGATTCCAATACACTCGAgtggatttgaaaaggCGATGCAACTTCCTTTTCCTGATTAACCTCAGATGAAACAGCAGCAGTAGCAGTAGCagtagcagcagcagtagcTGGAGTAACATTCTTTCTTGGCTCAATCATCTTTTCATTGATCATTTCGTGAgattcaaacaatgaatCTTCGAAATCAACAGgtgtagtagtagtagcaGCAGACATTATTATTAATTTAGATGTAGTAatagcagcagcagtagTAGTAATAATTGTATTTAAtgtaatttcttttttcttcaaatagGCAGTAGCAGTAGTATATTGATGTAAACAGTATTCTAATTCTTTAATAACTCCGAGGGTTTAGTAGTAGGAACGTCATAGTGGACGGGTGTAAAATAATCTTTTctatttcaacatttttaAACAGTAAGGGGGAGGATTGTAACAAACAAACGATCAAATCTTaatctttttgataatattgTTAAAACTCTTTTTCTAATAAAGTAAAGTATTATTTATGACATAATCGATAAATAACAAAGGGTTTTAAATTAAAATTGTATGTGGGGAATAACAAGTAAATTTAAGCACACATAGTGGATATAATCTTAATGTAGGCTCAGGGGAATAAATGGGGGAAAATATAGTGTAAAATAGTAGTAGCGGTAGTAGCAGCAGTTAGATTTGATATGTTTGTAGTATactatttgtttgtttgtttgtttgtttgtttgtctGTTGAAAGTAtaaggaaaagaaagggaaaaaaattttttcagGTGGTTACATATTTGGTGGGAAAATGTTGATACTTAAGTACTGCTTAGGGCAGTAAACCAAATGTAACTTAGTACACGACTGCTATACAGTTAATAaacacaaaacacaaacgcagaaac is a genomic window containing:
- a CDS encoding Fcy21 high affinity, high capacity, hypoxanthine-adenine-guanine-cytosine/ H+ symporter; the protein is MKQFEEEKSVGLEHEKSITYDDFAPSSQASDTEVQETKVNFVDRWAHKLKAETKGIDLVTDEEKTDTSVWNAATMWLSANLVIATFALGALGITVFNLAFGQAVLTIIFFAALGNFTVAYFSCFGPVLGLRQMILSRLMIGDLTVRIFSAINVVACVGWGAVNIMSSAQLLHIVNNGALPPWAGCLILVLCTILVTFFGYHVIHLYEKWSWIPNLAIFIIIIVRFAKSGNFQSANFVGGQTTAGNVLSFGSTIYGFATGWTTYASDYTVYQPRNTSLPKLFTAIFLGIYLPTVFILILGAACATGIKSDPTWASMYDEYSVGGLVYSILVTNSLHGFGQFCCVVLALSTVANNIPNMYSMALSAQTVWTKFHKIPRVAWTIIGNGATLAICIPAYYKFESVMENFMNLISYYLAIYESLLLSSHLIWHKGKFRSYDYERYNDKSYYPIGLAGTFGFCCGVAGVVLGMNQTWYSGVIGKQIGDFGGDIAFELAFAFAFIGFNITRYFEKKYIR
- a CDS encoding Gcn4 transcriptional activator (transcriptional activator of general amino acid control response) is translated as MSAATTTTPVDFEDSLFESHEMINEKMIEPRKNVTPATAAATATATAAVSSEVNQEKEVASPFQIHSSVLESVFSTNLDGKDALLDHTPMFDELDFIMDGAKVNSKEDWVALFGGDGNGDEGDAMFPTAEGEGEGEFGPILSLDDGATAGAAVCDEDSIVPHDEVLEALLIEPSPNGLSDDTISAATTSASSPDLISTVATSVAPSTSHKRSFREVDSFSAGDYDDRAKRSTHHHHQSQLFTPNPSSTLPTPQLDMKKPGSTKKVKVDHLGCVTYSKKQRSQTLEPISFDGIQDSAALKRAKNTEAARRSRARKMERMAQLEEKVEDLMNENSKMCDEVERLKALLGANGIAY